The proteins below are encoded in one region of uncultured Eubacteriales bacterium:
- a CDS encoding Phage integrase — protein MDNRLITAIELDMLGTLDNAQMEKLHEVLSRRLRGVTAIEPLGEESNAKYLANFIAAKRVEGCSDKSLRYYESTLKNMFSGIGKSVKHITTDDLRQYLDKYQREGGAGKVTMDNIRRILSSLFSWLEEEDCILKSPVRRIHKVKTGTSVKETYTDEDLEIMRDHTETTRDLAMIDLLSSTGMRVGELVNLDRKYIDFNNRECVVFGKGDKERKVYFDARTKIHLQNYLNGRTDDNPALFVSLQSPHNRLQISGIEIRLRELGRRLGIERVHPHKFRRTLATVAIDKGMPIEQVQQLLGHTSVDTTLQYAMVNQSNVKASHRKFLA, from the coding sequence ATGGATAACAGACTTATAACAGCTATAGAGCTGGACATGCTCGGCACATTGGACAATGCGCAGATGGAAAAGCTTCACGAAGTGCTGTCGCGCCGCTTGCGAGGGGTCACGGCGATTGAACCTCTTGGGGAGGAAAGTAATGCGAAGTATCTTGCGAATTTTATAGCCGCCAAGCGCGTGGAGGGGTGTTCGGACAAATCGCTCCGTTATTACGAATCTACCCTGAAGAATATGTTTTCTGGCATCGGTAAGTCTGTCAAACACATCACGACGGACGACTTGCGGCAATACCTGGATAAATACCAGCGCGAAGGTGGCGCGGGCAAAGTGACGATGGACAACATCAGGCGTATCCTGTCGAGTCTCTTTTCTTGGCTTGAAGAGGAGGACTGCATCCTCAAAAGCCCCGTTCGTCGCATTCACAAGGTCAAGACGGGAACAAGCGTAAAAGAGACGTACACCGACGAGGATTTAGAGATTATGCGCGACCACACCGAAACTACACGCGACCTTGCGATGATTGACTTGTTATCCTCTACAGGTATGCGCGTTGGCGAACTGGTCAACCTCGACCGAAAGTATATTGACTTCAACAACCGCGAGTGCGTGGTCTTCGGCAAAGGCGACAAGGAGCGCAAGGTCTACTTCGATGCTCGGACGAAAATCCACTTGCAGAATTACCTAAACGGCAGAACTGATGATAACCCGGCATTGTTCGTATCACTTCAATCGCCGCACAACAGGCTTCAAATCAGCGGTATTGAGATACGGCTTCGGGAATTGGGCCGCAGGCTCGGCATTGAAAGGGTCCACCCACACAAGTTCCGCAGGACGCTTGCGACTGTAGCTATCGACAAAGGTATGCCGATTGAGCAGGTGCAGCAGCTTCTTGGTCACACCAGCGTAGACACTACGCTCCAGTATGCAATGGTGAACCAGAGCAATGTGAAGGCTTCACACCGAAAATTCCTTGCATAG
- a CDS encoding Restriction endonuclease S subunits → MRVKLGDVAVESRETYKGSQSGIPIVGLEHLAPQEVSLAEWTVDTENTFSKMFRKGQVLFGRRRAYLKKAAVAPCDGICSGDITVIAAKADALAPGLLPFIIQNDRFFDFSVEKSAGSLSPRVKWEHLRDFEFDLPPMGEQLRLAEVLWAFDETRQAYKKLLKLTDELVKSQFVEMFGDGINDSKWNRVPLTKACKSSDDIKCGPFGTQLRNADYQREGVPVYAIPQVNSAFQKEPTDYLAEEKAEQLRTYSLIPDDIAMSRKGNVGTCALFPQSLTEGIIHSDVLRIRVNSEKVNPVFLIAQLHYSPAVTRQIELVSQGAIMAGTNVTKLKGIKIELPPLSLQNRFADFVRQADKSKFELNRTLEELEAAYKALVRERLG, encoded by the coding sequence ATGAGAGTTAAACTTGGAGATGTTGCGGTCGAGAGCCGTGAAACGTATAAGGGTAGTCAAAGCGGAATTCCGATTGTCGGCTTGGAACATTTAGCGCCGCAAGAGGTAAGCCTTGCCGAATGGACCGTGGACACTGAGAACACATTCAGCAAGATGTTTCGCAAGGGACAGGTGCTGTTCGGACGGCGTAGGGCTTACCTGAAAAAGGCTGCGGTTGCGCCTTGCGATGGTATCTGCTCTGGCGACATCACGGTGATTGCGGCAAAGGCCGATGCACTCGCTCCTGGGTTACTGCCGTTCATCATTCAGAACGACCGCTTCTTTGACTTTTCCGTTGAAAAGTCGGCAGGTTCGCTCTCGCCTCGTGTAAAATGGGAGCATTTGCGTGACTTCGAGTTCGATCTGCCGCCAATGGGTGAGCAACTCCGCCTCGCAGAGGTGCTTTGGGCATTCGACGAGACCCGCCAAGCCTATAAAAAGTTGCTAAAACTGACCGATGAATTGGTGAAATCTCAATTTGTCGAGATGTTTGGGGATGGTATAAACGATTCCAAATGGAATAGAGTTCCGCTTACAAAAGCTTGTAAGTCATCTGACGACATTAAGTGCGGTCCATTTGGGACACAACTTCGAAATGCCGATTATCAGAGAGAAGGTGTCCCTGTATATGCCATTCCACAAGTTAATTCTGCGTTTCAGAAAGAACCTACTGATTATCTGGCAGAGGAAAAAGCCGAACAGCTTAGAACGTATTCCTTGATACCTGACGATATTGCAATGTCGCGTAAAGGTAATGTTGGAACGTGTGCCCTCTTCCCACAGTCGTTAACAGAAGGAATAATCCATTCCGATGTGCTTAGGATTCGGGTAAATAGCGAAAAGGTTAATCCTGTTTTTTTAATCGCCCAGCTTCATTATAGCCCTGCTGTTACAAGGCAGATTGAATTGGTGAGCCAAGGCGCAATAATGGCAGGAACGAATGTCACCAAACTAAAAGGTATAAAGATCGAATTACCCCCACTCTCCCTCCAAAACCGCTTCGCAGACTTCGTCCGGCAGGCCGACAAATCAAAATTTGAACTGAACCGCACTCTTGAGGAACTGGAGGCAGCGTATAAAGCTCTCGTGAGGGAGCGATTGGGATAA
- a CDS encoding putative type I restriction-modification system, M subunit (Evidence 3 : Function proposed based on presence of conserved amino acid motif, structural feature or limited homology), with protein sequence MAERITLDELKTYLWGSAVLLRTHIDAGAYKQYIFPLLFFKRICDVYDEERAASFAEYGEDFPENHRFDVPDGYHWRDVRSVAENVGVAIVDAFRAIERANIEKLQGVFGDGAWTNKQRLTDELLKDLIEHFSTLTLSIANCPEDELGQGYEYLIRKFADDSGHTAQEFYTNRTVVHLMTEILKPQSGESIYDPTCGSAGMLISAIAYLKAQNKEWRNVRIYGQEINALTSAIARMNLFLHGVKDFEIVNDDTLTSPAFIDNGKLRTFDIVVANPPYSIKQWNQAAFAADKYGRNFLGTPPQGRADYAFFQHILKSLDPKTGRCAILFPHGVLFRAEENALREKLIRSDLVECVIGLGPNLFFNSPMEACIVICRTSKAPDRRGKVLLINALSEVTRKSAQSWLEDGHIRKIARAFDNYDDIEGFATVITIADAEKNNFSLSIPLYVKEVVAEETKDTRSFSECLDAWKERCFDAHTAYEELASLLGGEIGGPQNIVKEGGPGVGSVAEKFSSTARDDKDGGTGDES encoded by the coding sequence ATGGCTGAACGGATTACCCTCGATGAATTGAAGACCTACCTTTGGGGCTCGGCGGTGTTGCTTCGCACTCATATTGACGCAGGCGCGTACAAGCAGTACATATTTCCGCTGTTGTTCTTTAAACGGATTTGCGATGTTTACGATGAAGAGCGTGCCGCATCTTTTGCCGAGTATGGCGAGGATTTCCCTGAGAACCACCGCTTCGATGTGCCGGATGGCTATCATTGGCGTGATGTGCGAAGTGTAGCCGAGAATGTCGGCGTGGCGATAGTGGACGCTTTCCGAGCCATAGAACGCGCAAACATAGAAAAATTACAGGGCGTGTTTGGAGATGGTGCTTGGACGAATAAACAGCGTCTGACGGACGAGCTGCTGAAAGATTTGATTGAGCATTTCTCCACGCTCACGCTCTCTATCGCCAACTGCCCCGAGGACGAGCTCGGTCAGGGCTATGAATATCTTATCCGCAAGTTCGCTGATGATAGCGGACATACGGCGCAGGAGTTCTATACCAACCGCACCGTCGTTCATCTCATGACGGAGATACTGAAGCCTCAGTCCGGTGAAAGCATATATGACCCGACTTGCGGCAGCGCAGGTATGCTGATTTCAGCGATTGCCTACTTGAAAGCCCAGAACAAGGAGTGGCGAAATGTCAGAATTTATGGTCAGGAGATAAACGCGCTGACCTCTGCGATAGCGCGGATGAATCTGTTCTTGCACGGCGTGAAGGATTTTGAGATAGTCAACGACGACACACTGACGAGCCCCGCGTTTATTGACAATGGGAAACTCCGGACGTTTGATATCGTGGTAGCCAATCCGCCGTACTCCATTAAACAATGGAATCAGGCGGCATTTGCGGCAGATAAATATGGGCGCAACTTTCTCGGCACACCGCCGCAGGGACGCGCCGACTACGCTTTCTTTCAGCACATACTCAAAAGCCTTGACCCAAAAACAGGCAGGTGCGCTATCCTGTTCCCGCACGGTGTTTTATTCCGCGCAGAGGAAAACGCCCTGCGAGAGAAGCTGATAAGGTCGGATTTGGTGGAATGTGTGATCGGCTTAGGTCCCAACTTGTTCTTTAACTCGCCGATGGAAGCGTGTATTGTCATCTGCCGCACAAGTAAAGCTCCAGACAGGCGGGGGAAAGTTCTGCTGATTAACGCCTTGAGCGAAGTGACGCGCAAAAGCGCACAGTCGTGGCTGGAGGATGGACATATAAGGAAAATTGCGAGAGCCTTCGACAACTACGATGACATAGAGGGCTTTGCCACCGTGATAACAATAGCGGATGCCGAAAAGAACAACTTCTCGCTCTCCATCCCACTCTACGTGAAAGAGGTCGTCGCGGAGGAAACCAAAGATACCCGCTCCTTTTCCGAATGTCTTGACGCTTGGAAAGAACGCTGCTTTGACGCACATACGGCTTATGAAGAACTTGCATCCCTGCTTGGAGGTGAAATAGGCGGCCCCCAAAATATCGTCAAAGAAGGTGGGCCGGGTGTGGGTTCAGTTGCCGAGAAATTCTCGTCAACTGCGAGGGACGATAAAGACGGAGGTACGGGCGATGAGAGTTAA
- a CDS encoding Type I restriction-modification system, M subunit, producing the protein MFGAIIGDIVGSRFEWNNIKTKEFEFLTYRCEFTDDSVMSLAVAKALLAFDGNYDNLGDFAIQAMQEVGRPYPNCGYGGMFRQWMYSENPKPYNSFGNGAAMRVSACGFAASTLDEAALLSRKVTEVTHNHLEGIKGAEATAICIFLARTGSNILEIRDYVNKHYYPMNFTLNGIRESYTFNETCQDTVPQAIMAFLESSSFEDAIRNAISIGGDSDTLAAITGGIAEAYYGIPTEIRKHALTFLDERLLGILNTFESKYPPALEKGNGGKSIKVNGKKRTMKAETREEAMQSALSAADDDYASSFTAHEETTSERLFRHLFEACNILRGPINQDEYKSYVTPMLFFKRLSDVYDEETTKALEESGGDEEYAAFPENHRFIIPDGCHWNDVREQSENVGKAIVDAMSGIERANPETLSSVFSSFDDAVWTDKGKLSDERLKDLVEHMSKIKVGNENYSADVMGDAYEYLIKKFADLSKKNAGEFYTPRTIVKLLVMLLAPKAGETVYDPAAGTGGMLIEAIRYMQDDKQTYGRIYGQEKNLANSAIARMNLFLHGARDFNIAQGDTLRSPHFLYRGQLRTFDCVIANPPFSLKAWGAEQFSSDVYGRNLWGSPTDSNADFAWLQHMVKSMDAKNGRLAVVLPQGVLFRSGKEGEIRKKMIESDKLEYVITLVSGVFYSTGVSACILVLNNNKPADHIGKVCLVDASQIYTAQRAQNIMTEENVNDVFKLCADYTDVIERAKVVTLDDLRSKDHTLSAGVYIEKAAKETISPAEVRADFVNALATAKAAEERLSELLVKGGYVNG; encoded by the coding sequence ATGTTCGGAGCAATCATAGGCGATATTGTCGGCTCGCGCTTCGAGTGGAACAATATTAAAACGAAAGAATTCGAGTTTCTTACCTATCGCTGCGAATTCACGGATGACAGCGTGATGAGCCTTGCTGTTGCTAAGGCTCTGCTTGCGTTTGACGGCAATTACGATAACCTTGGCGACTTTGCGATCCAGGCAATGCAGGAGGTTGGTCGCCCGTATCCGAACTGCGGCTACGGCGGTATGTTCCGGCAGTGGATGTACTCAGAAAATCCTAAGCCCTATAACAGCTTCGGAAACGGGGCTGCGATGCGTGTTTCGGCTTGCGGTTTTGCTGCGAGTACGCTTGACGAAGCTGCTCTCCTTTCGCGCAAGGTTACGGAGGTAACGCATAACCATCTCGAAGGTATCAAGGGTGCGGAAGCAACGGCTATCTGCATATTCCTTGCGCGAACGGGGAGCAACATCCTTGAAATCCGTGACTATGTGAATAAGCACTACTACCCGATGAACTTCACACTTAACGGAATCCGCGAAAGCTATACATTCAATGAAACCTGCCAAGATACTGTGCCGCAGGCTATTATGGCATTCTTGGAATCATCCTCTTTTGAGGACGCAATTCGAAATGCTATCTCCATTGGCGGGGACAGCGATACACTTGCTGCGATTACTGGCGGTATCGCCGAAGCCTACTACGGTATACCAACGGAGATTAGGAAACACGCACTTACTTTCCTTGATGAGCGTCTGCTCGGGATACTGAACACATTTGAGAGCAAATATCCGCCTGCACTCGAAAAGGGTAACGGCGGCAAATCCATAAAGGTAAACGGAAAGAAGCGCACAATGAAAGCTGAAACCCGCGAAGAAGCTATGCAGTCAGCCCTATCTGCCGCGGATGATGACTATGCATCCAGTTTCACCGCCCACGAGGAAACCACAAGTGAGCGGCTGTTCCGGCATTTGTTCGAGGCATGCAATATCCTGCGAGGCCCCATTAATCAAGACGAATACAAAAGCTACGTCACACCGATGTTGTTTTTCAAACGGTTGTCGGATGTATATGATGAGGAAACCACCAAGGCTTTAGAGGAAAGCGGTGGCGATGAGGAATACGCCGCGTTCCCCGAAAACCACCGTTTCATTATTCCTGACGGTTGCCATTGGAATGATGTGCGCGAGCAAAGCGAAAACGTCGGCAAGGCGATAGTTGACGCTATGAGCGGCATTGAACGCGCAAATCCCGAAACTTTGTCCAGTGTCTTTTCCAGTTTTGACGACGCCGTGTGGACGGATAAAGGCAAACTGTCCGACGAACGCCTGAAGGATCTTGTGGAGCATATGTCCAAAATTAAGGTCGGCAACGAAAACTACTCCGCCGATGTGATGGGTGACGCTTACGAGTATCTCATAAAGAAGTTCGCCGACCTTTCCAAAAAGAACGCAGGCGAGTTCTATACCCCGCGCACGATAGTGAAACTACTTGTTATGCTGCTCGCTCCAAAAGCAGGCGAAACCGTGTATGACCCTGCGGCAGGAACCGGCGGTATGCTCATAGAAGCTATTCGTTATATGCAAGATGATAAGCAGACTTATGGTCGCATTTATGGGCAGGAAAAGAATCTCGCCAACTCCGCTATTGCACGAATGAACTTGTTCTTGCACGGAGCGAGGGATTTCAATATTGCACAAGGCGACACGCTTCGCTCACCACATTTCCTATATCGCGGTCAGCTTAGGACGTTTGATTGCGTGATTGCCAATCCTCCGTTTTCCTTGAAAGCGTGGGGAGCAGAGCAGTTTTCGTCCGATGTCTACGGACGCAACCTATGGGGAAGCCCGACCGACAGCAACGCCGACTTTGCGTGGCTTCAGCACATGGTGAAGTCAATGGACGCGAAAAACGGCCGGCTCGCCGTCGTGCTGCCGCAAGGCGTATTGTTTCGTAGTGGCAAAGAGGGCGAAATCCGCAAGAAGATGATAGAGAGCGATAAACTCGAATACGTTATAACCCTTGTGAGCGGCGTGTTTTATTCCACAGGTGTGTCGGCGTGTATTCTTGTGCTGAACAACAACAAGCCCGCCGACCACATCGGGAAAGTATGCCTCGTAGACGCTTCACAAATATACACAGCACAGCGGGCGCAAAACATTATGACTGAGGAAAATGTAAACGACGTTTTCAAGCTGTGCGCCGACTATACCGACGTTATCGAACGGGCAAAGGTTGTGACCCTTGATGATCTGCGATCAAAAGACCACACGCTCTCCGCGGGTGTTTATATCGAAAAGGCGGCAAAGGAAACCATCTCACCCGCCGAGGTGCGAGCAGACTTTGTTAATGCGCTTGCAACCGCCAAGGCCGCTGAAGAACGTCTGAGTGAACTGCTTGTAAAAGGAGGGTATGTGAATGGCTGA
- a CDS encoding conserved hypothetical protein (Evidence 4 : Homologs of previously reported genes of unknown function) codes for MKFKHTDNKNEVIGIFYQTALIIQALKALGKENVTDKEIRKLSKALNRSQKQKMLFESRRVTTWVYEDIKQMCMEQTDEQGR; via the coding sequence TTGAAATTCAAGCATACGGATAATAAAAACGAAGTAATTGGGATTTTCTATCAGACCGCACTCATCATTCAGGCGCTGAAAGCACTGGGCAAAGAGAATGTCACCGATAAGGAAATCCGCAAGCTATCAAAAGCGCTTAATCGGAGCCAAAAGCAAAAGATGTTGTTCGAAAGCCGGCGCGTCACCACATGGGTGTACGAGGATATCAAGCAAATGTGCATGGAGCAAACCGATGAACAAGGTCGTTAA
- a CDS encoding Superfamily I DNA and RNA helicases (fragment) has product MPMITCPECKCQISDRADFCPHCGLPSKYFAAAETDNLKDAPLVDIPVDYKNLPNLILSFDRDYIVAFGKNNYITSGDKSRMLDSYATCYAMLSNDLIFQYVRSNASKFRVDIQLAASFLRKYVTLARDIDAHNEHYVDERVSDNKEYFDNILKDIDPAIKLDDEQRRAVVTDDDYCLLVAGAGAGKTTTMAAKVKYLVDKQRISPEDIIVISYTNKAIGELKERINKGLQIPAKVCTFHSFAYEIVKRFNDVPPEVNFSAYKIIFEMLEKAVFQNKALMRNLVLFMGYYFDLGADVFEYSSLNEYHLRKAALDYETIKSSLGEYVQKVAHQRSRQTKTITGEYLRSVQEVQIANFLYLNGLDYEYESVYPHEIKGARKKYTPDFCIRQGEHMAYLEHYALSESGYSTIFTPEQIARYKHTISDKRNLHKKYGTTLLETWAFYRDRRSLLEHLEETLEREGFILNPRNLTEVYKKLVETGKDKYVYKLIVFLMKFIEQYKTTGYTQDGFDVLRAKTDNARTLLFLDIAEQVYTYYQDTLRSRNQIDFADMINDAHFYLDEIEKQGIRLQYKYIIIDEFQDIARQRFNLTKRLSEITHAKVVAVGDDWQSIYAFAGSDISLFTRFMELMGSGTELKITHTYRNSQELIDIAGGFVQKNVSQIKKQLISPKHLADPVTIVPFDDSFKPMIALANIVEDTIGKILTEYGSKSSILLIGRYNYDMDKLCNTKLFFELPGNKVRCVKYPQAELTFMTAHSAKGLGYDNVILINMFEGKFGFPCQIEDDPIMKLVTYEDTSMPFAEERRLFYVALTRTKNRVYIASPQQKPSRFLIELIQDYNLPHPENMNMETVDLFSLRCPVCGFPLKYEFNKNYGLQLYLCTNDPEVCDFMTNDRVEPHDIFKCPKCADGYMIVKKNSKNKSVFYGCTNYFNKDDVCKNMIPIKRGEGN; this is encoded by the coding sequence ATGCCAATGATTACCTGCCCAGAGTGTAAATGTCAAATTTCTGATAGGGCGGATTTTTGTCCACATTGCGGATTACCCTCGAAATATTTTGCTGCAGCAGAGACGGATAATCTCAAAGACGCTCCGCTGGTAGACATACCTGTAGATTATAAAAATTTGCCCAACCTAATCCTATCTTTTGATCGAGACTACATTGTGGCATTTGGAAAAAATAATTACATCACCTCCGGAGACAAATCGCGTATGCTGGATTCCTATGCGACCTGTTATGCTATGTTAAGTAACGACCTGATCTTCCAATATGTGCGCAGCAATGCGTCAAAATTCAGGGTAGATATTCAGCTTGCAGCTTCTTTTCTACGCAAATATGTAACGCTCGCCCGCGACATTGATGCTCACAACGAGCATTATGTAGACGAGCGGGTTTCTGACAACAAAGAATATTTTGACAATATCTTGAAAGATATTGATCCGGCAATCAAGCTGGACGACGAACAGCGTCGAGCTGTCGTTACAGACGATGATTATTGTCTGCTGGTCGCCGGTGCGGGAGCTGGAAAAACCACCACCATGGCAGCCAAGGTCAAGTATTTGGTGGACAAGCAGCGGATCTCCCCAGAGGATATCATCGTCATTTCTTATACTAACAAGGCGATTGGCGAGCTAAAGGAGCGCATCAATAAAGGCTTGCAGATACCAGCTAAAGTCTGCACCTTTCACTCTTTTGCCTATGAGATTGTAAAGCGTTTTAACGATGTTCCCCCCGAAGTCAACTTCTCTGCCTATAAAATTATTTTTGAAATGCTGGAGAAAGCAGTATTTCAAAATAAGGCCCTCATGCGCAATCTTGTGCTATTCATGGGGTACTACTTCGACTTGGGAGCTGATGTTTTTGAATATAGCTCTCTTAATGAATATCATCTCAGGAAAGCTGCGCTGGATTATGAAACGATCAAGAGCAGCCTTGGAGAATATGTACAAAAGGTTGCGCATCAACGCAGTCGACAAACAAAGACCATTACCGGAGAGTATTTGCGTTCCGTTCAAGAAGTTCAAATTGCAAACTTCTTGTATCTAAATGGCTTAGATTACGAATATGAGAGCGTATATCCCCATGAGATCAAAGGCGCAAGGAAAAAGTACACGCCAGATTTTTGTATTAGGCAAGGCGAACACATGGCCTATCTGGAACATTATGCTCTTTCTGAAAGTGGATATAGTACCATCTTTACTCCGGAACAAATTGCCCGCTATAAGCATACAATTTCCGACAAGAGAAATCTGCATAAAAAGTATGGAACAACGCTTTTGGAAACATGGGCTTTTTATCGTGACAGGCGCTCCCTGCTGGAGCATCTCGAGGAGACACTGGAGCGGGAAGGCTTTATTCTAAATCCCCGCAACCTGACCGAAGTTTATAAAAAGCTGGTTGAGACAGGGAAAGATAAATATGTTTATAAACTCATCGTTTTTTTGATGAAGTTTATCGAGCAGTATAAAACGACAGGCTATACCCAAGACGGTTTTGATGTGCTGCGTGCTAAAACTGATAATGCAAGGACTCTGCTGTTTTTAGACATTGCTGAGCAGGTTTACACCTACTATCAAGATACACTGCGTTCCCGTAACCAAATCGATTTTGCAGATATGATCAATGACGCTCATTTTTATCTGGATGAAATCGAAAAGCAAGGCATCAGACTGCAATACAAATACATCATTATCGATGAATTTCAAGACATCGCCCGGCAGCGTTTCAATCTAACCAAGCGACTTTCGGAGATTACGCATGCAAAAGTGGTGGCGGTCGGTGACGACTGGCAATCCATTTATGCTTTTGCAGGCTCTGACATTAGTCTGTTTACTCGGTTTATGGAACTAATGGGCTCTGGCACAGAACTGAAAATCACACACACCTATCGAAACTCTCAGGAGCTCATTGATATTGCCGGTGGATTTGTGCAAAAAAACGTATCACAAATCAAGAAGCAGCTCATTTCTCCAAAGCACCTTGCCGACCCGGTCACTATAGTGCCTTTTGATGACAGTTTCAAGCCCATGATCGCTCTGGCAAATATCGTCGAGGATACCATTGGAAAAATACTAACTGAATACGGCAGTAAATCTTCTATCTTACTTATTGGTCGGTATAACTACGACATGGACAAGCTCTGCAACACAAAGCTGTTTTTTGAGCTGCCAGGAAACAAGGTGCGTTGCGTCAAATATCCGCAGGCGGAGCTGACCTTTATGACAGCGCACAGCGCAAAGGGCCTCGGATACGATAATGTCATCCTTATCAATATGTTTGAAGGTAAATTTGGGTTCCCGTGCCAGATTGAGGACGACCCTATCATGAAGCTTGTTACCTACGAGGATACCAGTATGCCCTTTGCCGAGGAGCGCAGGCTGTTTTATGTGGCACTTACACGCACCAAAAATCGCGTCTATATTGCCTCGCCCCAGCAGAAGCCATCCCGTTTCCTTATAGAACTTATCCAGGACTATAACCTACCGCATCCCGAAAACATGAACATGGAAACCGTAGATTTATTCAGTCTTCGGTGCCCTGTGTGCGGTTTTCCGCTGAAATATGAGTTTAATAAAAACTATGGCTTACAGCTCTATCTGTGCACAAACGATCCCGAAGTCTGCGACTTTATGACCAATGACCGGGTAGAACCGCATGATATCTTCAAATGCCCCAAATGCGCTGATGGATACATGATTGTAAAGAAAAATTCTAAAAACAAAAGCGTCTTTTATGGCTGTACCAATTATTTCAACAAAGATGATGTATGTAAAAATATGATTCCCATAAAGCGTGGAGAAGGAAATTAA
- a CDS encoding conserved hypothetical protein (Evidence 4 : Homologs of previously reported genes of unknown function), whose product MDYISIVEAAEKWGITRRRVQVLCNEGRIPGLTKFGKAWAIPKDAEKPADARKTPKKTQ is encoded by the coding sequence GTGGATTATATATCAATCGTAGAAGCAGCAGAAAAATGGGGCATTACCCGCCGTCGTGTACAGGTGCTCTGCAACGAGGGTCGTATTCCGGGACTGACCAAGTTTGGCAAAGCATGGGCGATTCCGAAGGACGCCGAGAAGCCGGCGGATGCGAGAAAAACTCCTAAAAAAACACAGTAA
- a CDS encoding putative phage integrase (Evidence 3 : Function proposed based on presence of conserved amino acid motif, structural feature or limited homology) — protein sequence MTVREWVVYWQEVYDKPKSRPTTYAAHDYVLKNHILPGLGDVKLAELTEPVVSAFLENRKHFGSHRPESSNYPGLGDDTMRHIHRLLQQCLDQAMKNGKMEENPARAFYYAKPKAAKANILSALEIEDYLDAAARLDYLPMFTLALTAGLRQGELIALKWPDLNVEERTLAIHEGRAVERRELVDYAGGVRTISLSPQTVQLLEQEHTKHPSSPYMFPHPGTLRPYSPNMARLLHKRVTEQAGLDHVRFVDLRHTCAALALQGGMEIGELAKMLGHSRIYMTRQNYAPYLPWKSRKKAKVPAVEVPSEALAKASDQLGGLLKL from the coding sequence ATGACCGTCCGAGAATGGGTCGTGTATTGGCAGGAAGTCTACGACAAGCCCAAATCACGCCCGACCACCTATGCGGCCCACGACTATGTTCTCAAAAACCACATCCTGCCCGGCCTGGGAGATGTGAAGCTCGCTGAACTGACGGAACCAGTGGTCAGCGCTTTCCTGGAAAACCGCAAGCACTTCGGCAGCCACCGACCCGAGAGCAGCAATTATCCAGGTCTCGGAGATGATACCATGCGGCACATTCATCGGCTGCTGCAACAGTGTCTGGATCAGGCTATGAAAAATGGCAAGATGGAAGAGAACCCAGCGAGAGCGTTCTACTATGCGAAGCCTAAAGCGGCAAAAGCGAATATCCTCTCCGCATTGGAGATTGAAGATTATCTGGATGCCGCCGCACGGCTGGACTACCTGCCTATGTTCACGTTGGCGTTGACCGCCGGTCTGCGGCAGGGCGAGCTCATCGCGCTCAAGTGGCCGGATTTGAATGTGGAGGAACGCACGCTCGCCATCCACGAGGGGCGGGCAGTGGAGCGCCGAGAGTTGGTGGACTATGCCGGCGGAGTACGAACTATTTCCCTGTCGCCCCAGACGGTACAACTGCTGGAGCAGGAGCACACAAAGCATCCCAGCAGCCCTTATATGTTCCCGCATCCGGGCACACTAAGGCCCTATTCGCCCAATATGGCTCGGCTGCTACACAAACGGGTAACGGAACAGGCCGGTCTGGATCATGTCCGCTTCGTGGACCTGCGGCACACCTGCGCCGCACTCGCCCTGCAGGGTGGCATGGAAATCGGCGAGTTGGCCAAAATGCTCGGCCATTCCCGCATCTACATGACTCGACAGAACTATGCGCCGTATCTGCCGTGGAAAAGTCGGAAGAAGGCAAAAGTACCTGCTGTTGAAGTGCCTTCAGAAGCGTTGGCAAAGGCTTCTGATCAGCTGGGTGGCCTGTTAAAGTTATGA